Genomic DNA from Lactuca sativa cultivar Salinas chromosome 8, Lsat_Salinas_v11, whole genome shotgun sequence:
aagaaaggaaaggatcacacatggggtttgtgcttaacgatgtgaagaattttcggatctgttttgAGATCAAAATATGCATGCAGTTATCAGACCTTTTGAATGCAAATTCAATCAGTGACttatggtttgagttttcttctcgtttctcctgagtttatcttaaaatgattcgttttgaagactatattttattttcttatagttaTTTGTTTgtaggtattgtttgggaagtgatatgaagtaTAGTGCTAAAAGGAATTTATGATTCGTGTAATGCATTaaagctgaattgtttagaatttgtgtttaatgtgctggtaggcacaaagGATTCAAAAGCACTAGACATAGATTGACAATGAAAGGACTAGGCAATATGAACATATATAGTTTCATTTGAACTAACCATACGATGCTTGGGtggattgagcagtgagataaacatgggaacctgcgagatacattaaaaataaatcatctagaactgtggctcaaCATTTCATTGATTtatggacttatgtccttaattctagtACTGATAGGGCAACTgagggttctgataaagtaggtctataggaaattattttcttgctttcaatttgtcagtcatatgttggctCCTTTGTGCTTTTGGAACTTATatgacctggaatgcaacatatgcaactctatttctatgcatcttctgatctatgcaattctttttatctgttagccatatgttgttcCCTCTGCGTGATCAGAAGATCTGAACTGGGACACAAAATATTCACCCTTCTACTTCTCTGTCcctctatctatgttagtcatatgttgttccctTTGCATGATAAGAAGACATCCGACCTAGGATACAACATATACATCACTAAATCTGACTTCTTTCTTAATGATtgaatactcacctaaagtaaggacttctttggaagttcttgataaccagggtatatcgggaagtgggaaaaacgttctagtgcatctaaaattgaacaatttaaaaggttgtctgtagatctcgctgctgaatttaagtggacaacaatatccttggtcgtcgtcagctaaatgatCTATTTAGGAATATAGGTACAACTGTCCTGTCACTTATAATCTATTCAATTTTTAAAcatcctttgtgtttaagtggaccacaataccggtgaTTGACCAGATCTAAACATGCAGGTGTGTGCTGATAAACGATATTGAATCGCTTGACAactttgaacccaaaagtttttaaatttagtcatcatttttgtttttgttacatttgttcatagttttcctctatgaaaaaatttaagggggagaattaaaaaaatcaaacaaaaatcataaaattcaaaaatccaaaaataattgtacttctgtttttatttatttttttagaaaaatatgaaaaatccaaaaatattgtgtgcttagtttgtttttaattttgtttttatctCAAATTTCATTTGCCTTGAAAggtgaattcagatgtagatgagactcaagGAGAGTGTATcgagattttctgagccaaggtTGGGTCCTTGAATAATTGTGGTGAGAACGGTTTTCATAACTCTGTGATCCACAATGACTTTTTAGTCATGTTTACTTTTCAAGGCGCATTCGGGATcattgaagaattctcattcgaaggaacaagaaatgaagattattctttaaaataccatctttcaaccccagaagcaaggtgaagctgtacttgaagatCATGTGACAGATTGCGTTGATGcgtcctcaatcaatttgctgctatctatgtacctgctgaagtgatccaaaagatttgatctctctgatattctctctgaagattctcaagctgaaagcacagATTTTCAAGAATCTATACAAGAATCCTCCACACCTAACATGTtttcaaagtcaaattttgaagaaaagctTAACTGTTTAAGATGAAGCCATTCACCTAGAAGATCCAGTTGtttatcttgaagttgtgaagaaatagAAGACAAAAAGCTGGAGCCAAGCTCCAAATGAAGATTGATAATAAAAAGCAGCTACATTTTTAGGGGGATTTTGTTGtgtcaaagaaaagaaagctataaaccaagggggagattgttgggtcagaagtatggtttatactttgcttttctatgcATTTATTGTTTTTAGTCTTGGGCCGAAAATAATATTTGGCTTATTTGTAGCATGGACTGGAAACTAATGGGTTTTTGGTCAGACCTTTGTATTTTTGGCTTGGGTGTAGTCCATAAGTATAAATAGGGTGCAAGGGGAGTGTTTTAGGAGGATACGAGAGGATGGGGGACCATAACAAAAAGGGAAGACATTGTTGAGGGGGAGAGAGatctagagagagaaacaagTGAGAAGTGTGAATCTTATGTAGTGTTCTTCCTTCTTATCATCCAacacatcatagattcatcaagttcttcttcttcttcttcttcttcttcttcttcttctccattctatcttgcatcatccacttgattgggattacgcaccatcaagtggatctgattgatacatcaaGCTAATTTTTAGGACTTACAAccctgaccgaagatcaatcttggagaactaagatgcaccccgaagttgatcaaataagtcgtcaatcctcggaagtggataacagttcttcaccgttagcttgttcaattcCCAATAATCTATGCATATCATatatgacccatccttctttttcacgaatagaatcagtgctccccatggaTAACTGCTTGGATGGACAAAACCCTTGTTTAGCAGCTTTTGTAGTTGTGTAGACAagtcctgcatctcaggagggtCTAGGCTATATGGCGCCTTGGCAATCGGAGCCGAACCAGGCATCAAATCAATCTAGAAGtcaacttgcctctcgggaggcaccctcggcaactcctcaggaaaaacattAGGAAAGTCCTGCACAATGGGTACCCTGCTGAAGTCTTTCGTGGTCTCAACCTGCGTATCTGAAACATAAGCCAAAAATCTAGAACAACGCTACTTAAGAAACCTCCTAGCCCTTGCAGCCGAATAGAGAACTGGCCCATGCGAATCTCTCTCACCAGGAATAACCAGTTCTATACTTGGGGTTTGAACTCTAACCAACTACCGCTCATAATCAATCACGACCCCATTGCGCCCCAACCAGTCCATGCTGATGATCACCTTCAATCCCCTTAAGGGAATCGATACCAAGTCGATAGGAAACCTCTCACTGAAAATGTTCAGAATACATCTTCAGAATACCCTCGCAACACTCACCATATGATCATCTGTAATCTACACCTCCATAAGGGAATCCTAAGTCCCTAGAGCATCTCGAAACTTCTTGCTGAGTGCAAGAGGTACAAAGGAccaggtagcccccgaatcaaattaAACTTGAGCCAACATaacaaacataagcataacaagaaAACAATAAAGATAGAGATAAGTCACATACTAGTAACGACATCCGATGCTGCTCGGGCCTTATCAGCGGTCAACTCAAACACTTTACTCTTCACCGCAGGAGCCTCCGCCTTGCCCTGGCGGCCATCCGTAATCCTCATGGTGGCTGGCGTAGGTGATACCACCGCTTCACCAGACAACCTCAGACAATCAGTCTTGTGTGACCGGTCAAGTTTCAATGAAAACAAATCAAACCCTTCTTGAGGCACTCCTTACTCATGTGGCCCGATTGGCCACAGCTGTAACATGCCGAGCCTGCTACCCAATAGGCTCCACTATGCGGCTTGCCACACTTGGCATAACGGTCCCGACGCTGCTGGCCTCTACTAGAAGTATCAGAGGTCTTGGGCTTCTTGGCTTGGCCCATTGCTGTTTGAACTTGTTTTGGTTTCCGCTTCGTCTGGAGTTCGAACTCGATTTCCCGATCACGGGCCTTCTCAATCatgtcattcagggtcttgcaccttgAAAATCTCATGAACTCCcagatatcatccctcagcatatcatgataccttgtcttcctcatctcctcctccGTAGCGTACTGCGGAACTAAAaatgccctctccctgaacttggtggtaatctccgccacagtctccgtagtcttgTGAAGGTCCAGGAACTCCTTCAGTATATGTTACACCTTAATGGGCGGTGAAAAATCCTGATTAAACCTCCACATAAAATCCTCCCATGTCATCACTGCCACACCCGCCGACCCTACCTCATGGGTAACCTCCTGCCACGAATCCCGCGCTTGGTCCTTCAGCATACAAGATGCGAATCCCATCTTTTCTGTGTTGGGGTAAAAGCTCATGCACTGTGCATTCTCCATGTCAGCAATCCAGTGACGACTAGCGATGGGGTTCTTAACCCCAAAGAACTTAGGTTCTAtgcatgccttgaactcccggaaTGAGTGAGTTCGAGTCCCAATCTGAACCGCACCAATCTCGATTTGGAAAGACCTGATCCGCTGCTCCATAATctccatgatcccctccttgacggTACCGAAAATCACCATGGTAACGTCAAGGATGCCGTGAGTAACCTCGGCTGTGATAAGCTTGTGCAGCCTCTCATCAATCGGCTCGGCACTGGAACCTGAACCCGATCctaaacctgatcccgaacctgaaccTCCTCGTGTAGCCATCACCATCCTCAAACTGAAAATACAACATAGAAAGCAACCAATAAGGAAGTTCGAAGGGATTCCTCCTCACCGGACTCCTTAGAGTTTCCAAGTCTGCCCTTGTCTTGGGTACATGCCATATGCTTTCAGTAggacgggcccaatactaccttccacacctacctgtacctacCCCAAGGTCATACTTGATACCCCTAATTCACCCTACCATACTTAAAACATGACCCACAAAACACAGAACATACACATATCCTATACTCTTATAGGATTTCTCAATCCTCACTGAACTAGAAACCTCAATCAACACCACAGGTTcccttatgcatgcaagttatacataaATAGAGTCGCATAGACTGTCAAATAAAATTTCTACCCtaattccacaaccaaacaaggaactagAAATGAGGCAGAAtccatcattctagggctatgcaaTCCTAAGCATATataactttgaaagcatacacttagaaaATAACAGAGTTAACATTGATTCCGAGAAATATATAGCATTGAATtttcctaggctacaaggcatcacacaaATCAGAAAATTTTATCACATAACTGCTAAAGGTATCCTTAGCCATACTCTAGCATACACTTCACATATTAACATACTAGTTGCAATtcataagcattgtttaattttaggAAACActtaggggctgtttggcaggatctaaatttttaagatctgaatttttaagaggtttaaatttctaagagggtctgaaatTTTAAGAGCTGAATGTTTAACATCCTGTTTGGTTGGGACCTCTGAATTGTTCTGTTGAGttattaaaatgaccattttacccttctgttttattttttattaatttcaactgtttatttagaaaataacctaataaaattttttaattatgtattaaaaaatatataaacaccatataaaatccaaatttagcataaatcaaaattaaacacaaatccaaatcgaacataaatatttttaaatccacaaaaacatactaaaatccaaataaaatcctacaaatttAAATTCACCCCAATTGATTCGCAATCTGGTCACGTAAATTATCCATGTATTCATTTCCTTGTGAACCCCATTCCATATCGTGTATGTTTTCGCCATCATTTTTCCCCCCTTATGCTTGAGCATTGTTCTCCTCGAATGCCATAAATAACTCATCATGAATATCACATTTCCTTATGAAATTGTGGAATGCAAAACAAGCAATGACTATATCTCTTTGCACTGAAAAAGGAAAAGGATCCATTCGCTTTAGGATTTAGAATCTCGCCTTCAAAACACCGTAAGCACGTTCAATAACATTTCCGAGTTGCGCATGTGCATGATTGAATTTTTCTTCCTTAGTTAACGGACGTCACCGTCGATAGTCGGCTAACCAATACCTCATGTTGCGGTAAGGAGTCATAAATCCACGAGTGTTGGTGTACGCAGCATCgcaaaggtaatatttatctatACACATGAGTGAAGGAAGTATTATATATAGAAATTTAATATTGTATCTTAGAATAAatttaaaaagaattaaaaaccaGGAGGAGGGAATGGAAAGCCTGAAGTCGGGTTacatgcaacttctttcaaaactctCGAATCATGTGTTATACCCTCCCAACCGGCCCATACGAATGTGaacatcatatcaaaatcacaaatttctaaaacattttgaaagcattcaccttttcctcttcccctatAGCGAGTTTGTTGATCAGCAGGTACGGCTGCATGTACAAGAGTTCCATCTAGCGCACCTATTGCTCCAGGAAAGATTTCTTTTAGCTTACGATGCCTCTCTGAGGAATTCACGGTTGCATTAGAATTCGTTGGCACTATAACTTCTTTTGAAAAAATCATCATTGCATTTAGCACCTCATGAAAGCATCTATGAACTGTTTCTGTGGAGTGTTGAAACCTTGGTTTGATAATCCTGAACCGTTTATTATGTGCTATAGTTGTCAAGAACATAGCCATCTTTTCTTTAACGCTTATATGCCTACTACTTTGCAACCAATTGTTTCGTCTAAAATGATTGCATAAAAGTACATATGCTTCACGTGAAAGATGCATCAAGTCATGACATTGTGTAAAAGTTCCATGTAACAATTCTTGTGTATGTTGATGACCACTCATTCCCGAATCATTATCAATTGcccttccaattctgttggaTGCTAGATTCAACCAATAGCAACATAGTAACATGAAAAATGCAATTTCTTCATCCGAATCCATAAGCAATCTGTTATTTTGAAAATACATAACAATAAtattaacaacatataacataaaaattCATCAAGTCATTAATATCAAATAATCCAAAACATCAAGTAATCCAAAACATCAAGTCATTAATGTCAAGTAATCCAAAAAAAACCATCTAGTTCAAACCAAACATCAAGTAATCCAAAAAAAACCATCTAGTTCAGACCAAACATCTAGTTATCCAAAAAAACCATCAAAACATTCAAAAAATCTACTTAGCGAAACATTCCATAATGTGCTCCAACAATCTTGACCCAATTCTCACAAATAGCTGAATCaatggttaaccacacgtgcctCTTATCTGCACtttcaccaaaaagagcaacAGCAGTAGTGTATCTTGGATCAAATATTCCCCATCCTAACTTCTCCAATTTTTCCATACACGCATCCAAATTTGAAGAAGAATGCTTTTCCACAAATATTTTAGCAACTGTGGCAATATCTTCACTGATTTCAAGCAATCTTGAGTTGGATGCATCTTTACCCTTATCTTTACCCTTGTCTTTACTTTTATTTTGACTCTTTGCCATATCTGTAGTCTTTTGTTTTATTATTGAGCAGATGACTCGTCACTGAGACCTACAGTTTCTTGTTGAGTGCAATCGATGTCATCAAAGTCATGCAAACTATAGTGGCTTGACTCTTGAATAGGACGGGGAAGGGTAGAAGTTGGTCCCCAACTATTTATGCCTGTCGCAGTTGCGCCTTCAAACAACTGTGTGCAAAGGTCGGGTAGGGTAATGGCATATGTCTGAAAAAATCCACATGTTTGTTTGActgtttgaaaaaaaatattttattacttaaacatgataatatgttttttatAACTAAACAAAATACCTTTGATTCTAATTCCCATTCTTCTTTGGAAAGGTTGAAGGTATtggttgttgaattgtacacgttgccggtttttttttttaacttcaaaaaagcaCCAAACTTTGACTTTAGGTAGTCATAGCAGTTCTTCATTTGTTTTTGGTCCGCAATAAAGTTGTGTTCAATTTTTAATGTTTCAGCTACATTCCTCCAAGATAATGCTTTCAAACTACTCCCTTCCCGCTCATTCACCGTAACTTCACGTAAACAAGCTTCTAGAAACGTTTTTTCTACACCTTGAACCTTCCAACTAATCCTATCCTTCTTTTCTCCCATTTCTTTGATCAATTCAACAAAAAAATGCATGTTTTAATAACAAGTTAAGcattttaaaaacacattttCAACAATAATTTAAGCAACATAAAGGCACCTTATCAACAACTATTTCAACAAAACAAGTGTATAATGTCATGATATAAGCAAGAATATATATTTCAAAACTAATGCACATTGTCAACAAATATTTCAACAAAACAAGTGTACAATTCAATAAAACTAATGGATATTTCATGATATAAACAAGAGTATAAACAACTATAACatcaaacataaatataaatatttcatGATAACAACAACAAAAATAATGCATATTTTCAACAACTACAACATTTCAACATAATACTCAACTATAAAAACAGTTTAGAAATTGGTATATAAAACCGGTTGTTGTTGAATCACTCAAACTGCCACCAATGAACTTACCTTCTTATATGTGAATTTGGATTGTTTTGTCCCACAATTAGGATTTATTTAAACACATTCAACCCACCAAGAAGTGCTTCAACACTTCTCTatatcatataaaaaaaattatttagatATGATTcatcatgtttatatatatatatatatatatatatatatatatatatatatatatatatatatattcagttcCAAAACTTAACATTCAAAGGCACACCAAGAAACCCTTGAATCAAAAACCATTTTTAGAACCATCTTATAAATTCACGATGAACAAAGAGAGCATTCATTCCaaaaaccataatcaaattcaaaGCCACCGATCATAGAGAAGAGGAAGAACACccattccaaaaaccctaatcgAGTTCTCAGCCAACAAAATTGAGCATATAACAGAAAGAAGAGGAGGCAAACATACCTGTTGCGGTCGATGAGTCAATGGAGACGGAAGAGATAACCACCACCGGGAGCAGCGACGCTGGGACGTCGTCGACGATTGCGCTGGAGGGAGTATGTGTCAACGATTCTTCAAAACAGATGGGAAGAATGGAGGGAGGCGCATATGCGAAGTGAAGAAAGAAGAATCGACGGTCGATGAGTCGATGTGTTTAGGGTAAATTAGGACGCGtctcttttttatatttttcagacTTCATTTAATATCTGAAAAAATAAGAGGCATCTTTTAGTTTAAGAGGTAAAAAATAATACTCAAACAAACACTCTGAATCTGAAATTTTAAGACACTACCTCTTAATTTTgcaattaagaggtaaacaaacgggaccttacttgagctcggccgatc
This window encodes:
- the LOC111910584 gene encoding uncharacterized protein LOC111910584 gives rise to the protein MGEKKDRISWKVQGVEKTFLEACLREVTVNEREGSSLKALSWRNVAETLKIEHNFIADQKQMKNCYDYLKSKFVKQTCGFFQTYAITLPDLCTQLFEGATATGINSWGPTSTLPRPIQESSHYSLHDFDDIDCTQQETVGLSDESSAQ